GTTGGTCTAACATATTATATCTTAAGTTATACATACATCATATAAAAACATAGCCTTTAAATTTTTTGGCGTGAAGAATTGTGGTTTGAATGATGCCTCCACAAAAAAAAAGATCAATGACTACCTTTATACAATATTaccaaaataattattaaaaaataatcaaaatcgacgtaaaagtagaagaactattAGTAAAGTAATCAAACTCAAAGAAATATATCAACGTTTATTTAAAGTTCCTTTagttagaaacaaaaaaatatattagactAAACTAGAAGCTCCAAGACCATCCCCGTCTATCTTTCCACACAAACTAGGGGAATTTCCCTTGGAGCTTCCATATACTTTAGTGGAATAACCTGAATCATTATTTGTGTCCCTGTCGACATTATCAGGGACGTTCGTACCGGCGTAGTTCATTTCTAACCTGGCGGGCTTCGCGGTTTCATTTTCGTACACTTTAGCACTGTTCAAAACGCGTCTTTCGGCAACAGCATTGTCGTAATACTGAATTTTGTATGGCTCAACGAATCCTAAGTCGGTCTGGTACATGGGGGCCCTTTTTACAGGAAGCTGTGGAGCGTAACTCCCGTAACTATCACTATACTGTTTCGTACCTTCGCGAATTTCAACTATGGGTTCGATATACCGCGGGTTTTGGTTCACCATAACACTGTTCACTATCGTCGGACTGTACACGCCTGTCCTACTTCGCGGAGGAGCATCACCGGGGAAATCCAAAGAGGACGGACCCACAACCGCGGGTTCTGCTAGTGGTTTTTTGCGCACTGGAAGCTCTTCTTCGTCGCTGCTTTCGCTGTCATTACCGTTGTTTGTTGAGCAGTTAAGTTGTTGGATTCTGGCTACTAGTTCTTTAACTGAAGGTCGAGCGTTATCTGGATCTTCTTCGTCGGGTGGATCTAATTCATCCATGCTTCTGCAAAGATCAataaaatattaatgtttacattaACACAAAGAGAATTACAAAGATATATATCACATTCACAAGAAAAGTAAATCGGATGTATGGTAAAATTCTGCGAATTAAAAACGTTCAAAATGccaaattgaaaataaagaaagAAGGCGTATGAATATGAATATAAAAAGGAATATAACAATTTCCAGCTTTCAAGACTTGTGTCTTGTTTTACGATCTTTTCGAATCTTATAGACCCTGGTCTGAAATTATTTATTCCCGACGATTCGTTGATTCGGCAGATATTGCCAAAAATTATGTGGCAAGAATTGAAGTGTTTTCCAGATATATCGCATCTCCATGATACATATGTTATATATGCCAccctcttctttttctttcaaaATTGGAGAGATAAAGCTTTTTCTTTGTCGCCTCCTGAAGTTGTGAGACCTTGTCGTGGTAAAGGAGGTCTTTATGCTTGGTCGTAATCGACAGCGAGATCGGTTAGTTTTGTTAAGTAAGTAAGACCGAGTGGAAGCTAAGGAAGGTTCCAACCCCAGTTTCTATTAGCTTTCTCTCAGTATGCACTGCTATGTCGAGTATAACCACTCACCGCCAGTCACTCGCTTCTTGTGAGACAATAATGAACAAACAAACAAAGCAAATAAACAATAGGAACATCCAAACCTCAATAATTCAGAAACTATGGAACTGGATTCCTTTAGAGACCGTAAGGAAGCTCAGAAAGGGTAAGAAAAGGTCCAACGAGTTAGCATGAGCAgcataattacaaatctataaaTTACAAAAGtttcttctttaaatttattGTAAGGAAATTTACAAAAGAAATTTAGATTCAATCAAGATCGATTACATATTAAAATATGAAtacaaaacacaaaaaacggTACCAAACAGTGATCACCTGTACAGAAAGTCTGTTAAACTCTCAGACAAAACCTCAAACAGAAATAATTCCAGACAACTACCTATATAGTGGCTCCGAATCACTCAAatgaatgtatcaataaagtagaagtatcatcatcattggtgctacagccctataaaagagcctcgacctttccaagtctattacgccagtcagttctatccattgccaactgttgccagtttgctgcgcctatttgtctaccatcctcatctacaccatccctccatctgagttttggcctacccctacttctacttcccacaggttgcgacataaggattcttctaggagggttgttctgctgtgatcttgccagatgtcctgcccatcttagtcttcctatttttataaaggatactacgtctttacaaccaaatatatgtttatatctgtgatatatctcgtagttgtacctccttctccaaacaccattttcacagatgccaccgaatattcttctcaggatctcaagggttttgtatatggtaatttttgtttttttggcttaagtttctgcttttcatatgtctactcagtccaaaatagcatttgtttgctaggattattcttcgcttgatttcttccgtcatgacgttctccttggtgatcagggagcctaagtatgtgaatttgtccaccacttcaaaggtagaattatcaaccgtgaattggtcgccgatgtttctggctctattgttgggtgttgacgccattatcttagttttatcttcatttacttgcaggcccatattgtttgaggcgtttgacaaggtggtatacatttcttctagcttgcgtgttgtgcgggcaactaggtcgacatcatctgcatatgccaaaatttgtgatgatttattaaaaatgttttctctgttgtctatttgggcatccatgacctccttttccagagctatgttgaaaaggagacacgccagcgcatctccctgtcgcagcccaacatgcgtttcaaatgcctgtgattgttcgactttgcaaacaactatacgcattgtagccttaaccaatcttatcagtttataggggatgtggaattcatccatggcttcatacaatttatttcttaggacactatcataggccgatttgaagtctacgaaaagatggtatgtgtcgatattgaattcattggtttttttccagtatttgtcttagcacaaagatctggtctgttgttgatcgaccaggcctaaaaccactttgatattcgccaagaagctcctctgaatatgcactcagacgaccatataaaatactcgaaaatattttgtatgctgtattaaggagggttgttcccctatagtttctgcattctaattcatcgccctttttgtgtagcgggcaaacgatcccaatacaccactcttctgggattttttcctcattccaggctctcagtatgattttatatatatgattagtcagagtagcaccttcaattttaggtgttttattgcatcccgtacttcctgaattgatggaggctccaatggtgtattgttgtttgttCCTGGgagtggttgatttggatcttctacttcgatactaagtagttctttatagtgttccacccaccttttcgatacttcttcttttgtattgagtatatgcccctccttatccttacatagtccgatccttggtttaaattcttttcttgctttatttagatttttatagaattttcttgtttgattttccttttttaatgcctcaagttcttccaatattctattttcataagttcgcttttttcttcgatggatgtacttctcttctcttctgagatctttatactttttaataaagtagaagtattgtttaaaaaattatcagTGTCATCTCAACTTTGTCATATTTTGTGGTAATAAAATCGTGTAGAAGAAGGGAAAAAGAACGTTGTAACGtgacgttataaacgtcacatgtttgttatttttcttcaaataattattttattcaaatttctaTTGCTTTTATTCATTTGTTAACATTTTGTTGTATTTTACTACTTTTCTTCTAAAAATAGGTGACGCTCAACTTTTCTATCAACTAATTAttctctttcatcattattttttaatttaaatttctaATTATTTCAGTTCAATTCTCATTTACCCCCGTAGTATACCTCCGTATACTAACTTTCATTTCGTTTCAACTAGTTATAAGATTATTTGTCTCTTGATGATTCCGATTTTCAGTTCTCACTTCAAACTGATATAAGTAGGGATATGTCTTctgtatttaaacaaaaatttaagtcAGGAGTTATTCAAAAAGTATCCAAAAGTTTTTACAAGCAACagttaaagaacatttaaaatCCTTTAAAACTCTTTAAAATAGATCTCTCCCATGTGGATGTAAAATATTGAGATTCTTTTTCCTTTCTTTATGATGACTGCGGGAACTGAACCCATTTGCCACATTATTTATTGTTCATCTTAATATTTCTGTGACGATAATGCGGcgtcatattagattaaatattgatAACGAAAAGGATGAACCATCTAATCAGCCAGCAAACTACAATTGATACTGAACATCATTCAAATATTTCAATCTAACGTGCTAAGATCGATAGTAAACGCACTATGATACTTAGTATCCAGACGCTTCGCCATTACTTCAACATTTCATTCATCAAAGACGAGATTCAACGAGCTGCGACGACACAGTGTATCAAATATCTTTCTGTTTGTGCATATGCTATGTGAATATGTTGTTGGCAATGTCGTTAGTCTACATAACTTTGTTGACAGCTACTCTGAATAAATACATGGTCGTCATATCCGCTCACTATCTGAAATATTTCAGCCAAGATTTCTTTCGACATCCCCGAGTTTTTGTGACCCTTTTCTATATTCTTTATACGTTGGATCACCGTGTTGTTTGTGACATGATGAATGTATGAAATTCTGAGAATGTGGCGATatcaccacatttcgaaagcttctagtCATTTAGATATTGAATTTGGATATTGCTTCCATTGAGGTCCAGGTTACCATCACATAGAGAAGGGTAAAAAACACATAGCGCATCTTCAGACTCACGTTTTTATATTAAGGTTAATGTGCATGTTACATGAAATCTTCTTAAGGCGGTTGAAAACTTTCGCCCTTTCTTTTCACAGTTCAATTTAATGCAGCCGTATCTGTTGCTGGCTTCTACAAATTGGTCTATTTGTGTCTGCAGATCCTCAGCATATCAGTCAACAGAATTTTAacatctgcatatcgtaagttgttaattgatttttattccctctcttattgCACTGATAGCTTTTCTGAACAGCATTTTAGAGTACGTATTGAAAAatgtcggtgataaaatgcagcctAGACGAACTTCCGCTTTATTGGAAATTCTTGTCAGGTTTCATTGCCTACTCATACAAAGGCCTTTTTTGTAGGTATAAGTTTCTGATTAGGTGTAAATCAGTTCGTGATAATGtactttgtaaaataattttttgaaatcaATAAATAAAGCACGCACACAACAGTATTGATTAGGTTTAAGTACTAAGCTTCCTTCATAAAAATACTACAGTAAAAAAACTTACCTCGTAGCTTGCAACTGAGGCTTTTCAGCCTCGTACAGCATCTCCAAACTTTTAGATCTAGGCAAGGAAACTTCTTTTTCTCTACTACTAGATGCCAGCACTCTCTCAGATCGTCTGCCTTGCTGACCTCGTTTGAGTTTTTGCTCCAAGCCAATGACTCTCTGTCGAAGCCTAAAATGCGCCCTCTGCAGTTCCTTCTTGTCCCTCTCGATGCGTGCTTCTAGGTGCTTGAATAACGGTGCGCAATAACAAGTGTAGCCTACACCTATGGGACCTTTGCAAATGTTACCTAGAAATTATATACAATATTTTAGTTTTAACACAAATtctaaaatagtaaataaaaataacatttattaaatattagttACCTATATAACTCAATGAAGATTTGATTCTCTTCCCTAAATTGATATATTATAGACTTTATAAACTTTTATACACTATTATTCGATTTTATAAAATTACTATACGTCTCACGTCGTTTGATTTGATGGCATATGTTAGGATTCGGCTAGTTGTTAATTTTGTGCTTAGTCAGAGGCCTActtcaggtcaataaagcaaatttaccttatagtgtgtctattaccatccatagtgtcatgtgatatctcgtatatcgatatacgttcattaataacgaagatgctcTATAGTGTTCTTTCGGTAGTCGCCTTATTTgctttttctatcttaatatattcgttatatcctgcCCTATCATTTGTTATGTCACATGTTAGGATTTTATCAATTGTTtgttttgtactcagccagagcccttctttaagtcaataaatcaaaatttgtcttatagtaaatctatttttatctatagtgtCCTATgttatctcgtatgtcgctatatgtttattaataatgaagatactgtagTGTCCTTCTGGTAGTCACCTTGTATGTTATTACTATCTTAACAAATTCGTCATATACTCCCCTTTCACTTGCTacgtcgcatgttaggattcgattagttgtttatttggtattcagccagaggccttatataagttaataaataaaaatttgtcttatagtagatctatttttatccatagtgccttatagtatctcgtatgtcgctatacattcattattaataaagatactgttaagtgcccttttggtagtagCCTTATTTGGGTTTTCTATCTTAATTATATATGTtatatctttccttgcattaacacatcacgctccaatcggaccaataacaacggagatatgatgtaatgccttTTGGTAATGCCGCCATGTgtgttttttctgtctcaacatattcGCTACTCCCTCTTATTTCCAATGATGTACCATAAATCACGGTCCGACGAACTATTCTACCCCCATCACAAAACACTCAAAAATGAGCAGAATGAACCTGAGCGTTTATTTTACATAGGAAATGAGGAAGAAACGGTATAGCTCCTTTACttctaacataaagctttaaattattttgcaataaattttaCCTTACAATTGGatacagtaacctatatttttagaaattttgcgaaaaaattaattactgataAAGTAGTAAACTTTCCGAGTAAGTATgtttgaatcatcaatttgtagaatgaaataacaataaatcaaccgtatcgttccaagaacaaaatataattgaaatgtcagttggtagttcagattttttTCTTAGGTGACGCTAGGAGTTATCgtaccggacaaacagtgtgacttgtcgtcctagccttttatGTAGATAAATTTGATAGAAAAAATTCGCAACGACTTGTTTTAACatcaattagaaaaaataatcGATAAACAAGTGAAAGTTGTAGGCAAAacgagtaaaaaataaaaaaatatgaacaacagaaataaacaaagagaaataacTTACCTGCTAGATCTAAATAATACTGTTCACCCTTTTTCAAAGGTTCTTGTGGAAGAGAATCCAATCTAGGAGATGGAAAGTTTTTTGGATCTGGAAAATAATGGCATCCGTATGGAGACCAGGGTTTGGGTTCATATGGCACCTCTAAaacacaacaaaacaaaatatagttCGATTATTATGGTACTACTTCTAGAAAATACCAATAACaacaatataaatacaaaaatatttagtgAAAAGTAAGAAAACTTCTCGCAAAGTCACAGGAACATCATCCTCGCAGTGCACACGCAGCAGAAAGAGGATATAGGTGAGTAATTAGAAAACTAAGTTGCTATCATCATCAAATCATCATTAGACGTTTTGAGGCCACTGCTGAACAtcggcctcccgtaaataattccattgcatcGGATCTTGAGCACCTTGAATTCAGTTGTGCTTGATATCCCTTGATGACATTTATCTTACATCAcgcgatttgcgcagtagatgatataAGATCTCTTAAACTGTGGGAACAAGAAATTATGCGCATAAACCATCCATCTAAAGAAGAAAAAACGCGAATATAAATGTAAAAACCTTTGAACATTCGAATGAAGTTAGCCAGGAGTATGTCAACAACACAGCATCAAACTATTGGTTCAGATCAGGAAAAATTTTTCCCGGAATTGAAGGTATCTGAGGGTTTTTAACATGCCATTCAGGGTCAACTAATCGCAAACataaattacctaaaatatattaTAGTAGGCACTCCAAAACGACTGCCTATATGGATTTCAAACGCAAAAAATCATCTAACATCTTACCGGGAGTTTCAAGCATTTGACGAAATTGATTATAAAAAATGCCTCAATAGAAAAGAAACTTCATTAAGAACTAACCAACAAACTGGGACTTATCCAAACCAACCATCTCCCTTATTATGAATATGGCAATGATAGGATACTTAAGAATAACAAGTTATTGGAACAgtactgtgctcacagaccaaccagtagcacataatagaccgaatctcatactagttaataaactgaCTAGACAATTATCAGTAATTGATGTAGTGATATCTAACAACAACAATCAGTAAAATGGATAAGCTGATAAGAATTGTGaacgaaaatacaaatatacATATCATTAGTAGTtccaaaacatataaaatataatataaaggaATCAGTAGATAAACAACCATTGGGAATTAAGATCCATTCGGAGTTGGATTCGGTGGTCTCATTATGTCAGGAATTAGTCATGGAAAGGAAAATCTAAGAAACTCACTGAGTCAAAATCGACACGACGATGATCAAAGGCGAGAGAAGTGGAACAAGACCTGAGGATTCTAACCTAAAGGAACGAAACAATATTTTAGAGCAGGTCAAAATCTATTAAGGATTCCCAAGCTAACGGTGATGatgataataaaatttaaatgtttcgACTTTCAAATCTGAAGGAACACAGTAAACTAGTCACTGGTTTTCTAACTATAAATACATAAAAGCAGACCGTGAACTAAAAAAAGTacataaagtattttaaattttaccgACCTTTACTATCAACAGCATCTTCAAACTTAACTTTGCTCTTCGATCTCTTCTTGGTACCTCGTATCCCTTTTCTTCCCTCCCTACCGACTCCACCTTCATCCAATATATCCAGGATCTCGAATAGATCTTTCCTCATGGCAATATCTCGAGCAGTCTCTCCTTGTTTGTTGCGAACGCTCTTTTCACAGCCAGCTTCCAGAAGAATCCTCGTCAATTTCCTACGTCCCATCGCAGAAGATATGTGCAAAGCTGTGTCGCCGTTTTTGTTCTGTTCGGAAACGCGGCATTGAGCTGAGATCAGAATGCGTGTAACGCCAGCGTGGCCATACctagaacatagattaattagaaaaattaaagattAGTAAAGGAGTTCCAAAAGTTTATTAATCACACCATACAATGAACCAAAGAAGTATGAGCAATAAGAATCATAGATAATTAAATGGATGCTTAAAACAATATACATTGGAAAAGATGTATCAGTAATTAAAAGAACTAAAAACagaaaaaagtgaaagaaatgaacACGTGGGTACTCAAATGTATACTACAATGTATAAAGTTGATCCACAAGTCAGAGAGATCCAAACAAATATTGTAAGCTTCAAAAGGTGCTATaatagaagccacagttagaatgcagtgttcGCCTCAGGGCGAGCAGCGATGCCACTCATGTCGGCgcagtggtaggtgtgtggtagtttggcggagttaaataagagaataaacaaaaaaaaattaattctataaaaaatgcctgtagacataaaatatctaatacctcgatatatatacaaaaaaagcaagtagtttaccctatacgacacgataaatatatatacataaaatacaaaGAGATCATAACTAAAatgtactgtacgtacagtagtaaaaaacaaatgagcattaaatctgagatatttctcgttaattaatacCAATCGCAATCCATATCCAAATCATCCTCATCTTCTGAATCATCtcctatattaattatcaccggttcaatatcttcctgcaaattgtccaccgctaacattttttcttctactttcttgacgtggttcacataattatgcTACTGTTCTTTAGATACGCGGTAGTAAGCTTCTTTTAGAAACCGTtctaccgttttttctttaaaaatcgacgtgGTTTGATGCTacataccttttcacttgactacacaccatctcaatcgggttcagctcgcaatggtaaggcggcagtctcaaaatcttaacgcAATATTCTTCCGGAATTGTTTCAATCTTGTACTTTCACTCGTCTCTAAATGCGTCTAAATAGGTAATCTTCttcgaagaaaatgttcttttcgattagccaatccttgTGTAAAGCCTGATAAGCTTGGGGGTGGTAATTAGTAAAAATAACGCTATCTTGTTGAACGCTAAAAGCATGTTGAGCGCTTGTTTATCCTCGACTTAGGGGCCATTTTGTGTAAAAACCAAAACGTCCATAGATACTAATATGTAGCTGAAACTAGTGTTTACGGAGAGATTGGTCGTAGATAAGAGTTTCAGTAAGATATAAAACggggaaaaatataaaaaacacaaagaaaattgTTTGGACACCCCTTTGTTAATTATTAAGGACATACAAGAAAATCCGATGACATACGAATAAAAGAGAGAGtgtaaaaaacattaaacatcgtttgtacaaaaaaaaattacttaagtTTACTTTGCCTTAGTACCCATACATCAACATGATAAAAAAAGGTGCATAAACAATGAATGTTGGATCATACCATTACCATATTATTAGTAGACATGACACAGTTTCCTTACACAAATTATTGTTAAGCGCCGTGAAAACTCCAAAAGACAACACCCAAAATGAATCGTCTCGGACTTGGCATTTTTTGGTGCCTTCGCTGCGAGAACGATATTACCAGGATGCTTCATCGGGGAAGATCTCGTCTAGGGCGAGAGCTTCATAAATGCCACAGCACCTTGTTAATGACTATTTTCTCCACTTTCATATATAAATCTACGAATAATTGGTGCATAATCTAAATTTAAGCGTTTCCAAGAATTTTTAGAAAAAGAATATTCGAACTTTAAGAATAAAACTTTATCAAAACGACATTCATAATCTGAAAAAGATTTTTCACAGATAGAAACTATGGTTTAAGTGCATCATCGAATTAAACGCTAGTGATTTGGGTCCGTATACATACCTGGGTACTCAAaagtttctaaaaatatttagagtatgcagtaaataaaaaaattcaaaaatatataagGTCAATCAACAcagtaaacaacaaaataagaaatggacaatagaaagaaaaaacgaaaaacaataataaaataaatggaaCAAAGAACAATTCATGACCGTTTCGCAAAAATGCACTTACCTTGCAGCAGTATGTAAAGCAGTATCACCATAATTATTCTGGATATCCGGATCGCATCCAGCTAGCAGTAACTCCCTACACGATTGGTTGTGACCATTTTGACAGCTAAGGTGAAGAGCTGTGAATCCCCCACCATTGCAACGATTGAGATCAGCGCCAGCGGATGCCAGTAGGCGAACGCTTTTGCTATGTCCTTTCCAGGAAGCCTCGTGAAGTGCAGTGTTGCCGTGCTGGAAAAGAAATTTTAGAAAATCATATTTGATAGCTCACAAAAAGAATTTAATAGCTTAAGATAAATGTTCTTATTATCAACTTGTTATATAGTCGTTTTAGTTTTTACGTTGAGTTTTGTTTGGTCATTTGGAAGACATACTTGGTTATTATAGGCTAAACCAACCActttatgtttgttttattgattacaataaggcgttcgataaggttcgacacaaccgtcttatacagttacttaaagataaacacattgacaTTCGGaagaagtagagataaaaagaggagtaaggcaaggttgcatactctcccccttattgttcaatctGTATTCggtagaaataattaaaaaatcactcgaaaatgtaacaattggaataaaagtcatcggcagacccatcaacaatatcagatatgccgatgatactatactaattgcagagaatatacaagatctacagacacttttagataatgtagtaaatgctagtgtgtaactaacgcttaatgctaataaaacaaaatttatgacaatttccaaaacacaacaacaagacattttaaacataagagggcttccaatagaaaaagtaaaaaaatacagatatcttggtacaattattaatgataataacgagtatacagaagaaataaaaatgagaattggacaagctagagcaacatttaataagacgagaaaagtattatgcagtagagacctaagtttgcaactcaaaataagaatattacgttcatatgtgttttcgttgctgctgtatggggtggaagcctggaccttaaagaaagaggtgagcgatcgacttcaAGCATTCGAGATGtagacctaccgaagaatattaaaaataagttgggtagaccgaataacaaatgttaaggtcctcagaaagatgacaaaggaaatggaaatcatgaacacgattaagataagaaagttacaatatctcggccacgttatgagaggggataaatatgtgttgctacaaagcataatgcaaggaaaaatacagggaaaacgaagtgttggaagaagacgcatctcctggctcaacaatctgagaaagtggtataataattgcagttccgtcgacttgttcagagctgcaatctcaaaagtgaaaatagctgtgatgattaccaacctccttagaggataCGACCTAAAGAAGATAGGCTTTGTTCCCTTAGGGGATCAAAATATGTCTATTTCTTATTTATCCTGCCTTTAATTTCTTGTTGATTGTCCGATATATTTACATTGCATTATGCAAATGCCACTTTTGTTTCTTATGATTTTTACTCAAATATCAGCATTATGTTGATATTTAGTGatataaaagtgatatttttattGCAAACACACTTAATTTTAAATAAGGAAAATAAGCACATTTCCGGTATACTTTGGAAAAAACTGTTAATAAATGTGATAATTAGAGTCATAATTTGCAATCTGTAACTTCTAATGAAGACTATCGATTCCTTTAGCTTGGTATTCGGACCAGATCCAATTGAGGCGATATAAGCTTACATCCTGATTGTGGTGTaacaactttttataatataGTTTTCGTATTCAGAGTATTTCAGAGTTATTTTAGTACCATTTACGTGATAATTAATTGAATGATGAATCAATTTACAAATAGAAAGCCAAGAATCAACAGTATAGTTTGTTTTTCTGCTATTTTAAAAAGTGTCTCattttaaaatgtatgatttcGTGATTAATAAATGTATTAAGATTTTTCATGTACTACTAGTTGCCATAGAAATTAGTGCACATACACGGATTAAACTTATACTAAGATTACTGTAAATACGACTCTAAGATAATATCACAACAAAAAAGGATTTCTAAAAATGCCAAGTTTTTTACTATCTATTTACAAAAGTGATGTTAAACATAAGAATAAAACTGACAGAGTAGAAACAGACTGTTgaagaaaaaactttaaaacttagtagaaaaaaaacaaagtatttgGAATGGTATTTGAAATTTAGAGATGGAGTTActacaaatatgataactttgGATGGTAAAGGGGTTCTTGGCTTCGACAGTTACTTGTTCTGTATAGTCTCTAGTTCCCATTTCTTTTATATCAGTCCGGATGGCA
The genomic region above belongs to Diabrotica undecimpunctata isolate CICGRU chromosome 8, icDiaUnde3, whole genome shotgun sequence and contains:
- the dgo gene encoding uncharacterized protein dgo, producing MIHSGAVGGATPPTLGAELRAAAARGDVAACRRHLGAARLVRFSRDEHGRTALHLAAANGHREVVRLLLSVAAPREVDGPDGAGCSALQRAAASGHEEVITLVLARGAEVNGQDSVHGNTALHEASWKGHSKSVRLLASAGADLNRCNGGGFTALHLSCQNGHNQSCRELLLAGCDPDIQNNYGDTALHTAARYGHAGVTRILISAQCRVSEQNKNGDTALHISSAMGRRKLTRILLEAGCEKSVRNKQGETARDIAMRKDLFEILDILDEGGVGREGRKGIRGTKKRSKSKVKFEDAVDSKEVPYEPKPWSPYGCHYFPDPKNFPSPRLDSLPQEPLKKGEQYYLDLAGNICKGPIGVGYTCYCAPLFKHLEARIERDKKELQRAHFRLRQRVIGLEQKLKRGQQGRRSERVLASSSREKEVSLPRSKSLEMLYEAEKPQLQATRSMDELDPPDEEDPDNARPSVKELVARIQQLNCSTNNGNDSESSDEEELPVRKKPLAEPAVVGPSSLDFPGDAPPRSRTGVYSPTIVNSVMVNQNPRYIEPIVEIREGTKQYSDSYGSYAPQLPVKRAPMYQTDLGFVEPYKIQYYDNAVAERRVLNSAKVYENETAKPARLEMNYAGTNVPDNVDRDTNNDSGYSTKVYGSSKGNSPSLCGKIDGDGLGASSLV